A window of Streptomyces marispadix contains these coding sequences:
- a CDS encoding MaoC family dehydratase, whose translation MQFGRTYEEFTVGDVYRHWPGKTVTEYDDHLFCLLTMNHHPLHMDSNYAEKTTDFGKNVVVGNYVYSLLLGMSVPDVSGKAIANLEIESLKHVAPTFHGDTIYGETTVLDKIPSKSKSDRGIVHVETKGYNQDGTLVCVFRRKVMVPTETYVKERGGEQPGRPELREGPGKGGK comes from the coding sequence ATGCAATTCGGCCGCACCTACGAGGAGTTCACCGTCGGGGACGTCTACCGGCACTGGCCCGGCAAGACCGTCACGGAGTACGACGACCACCTGTTCTGCCTGCTGACGATGAACCACCACCCGCTCCACATGGACAGCAACTACGCGGAGAAGACCACCGACTTCGGAAAGAACGTCGTCGTCGGCAACTACGTCTACTCGCTGCTGCTGGGCATGTCCGTCCCGGACGTCTCGGGGAAGGCCATCGCCAACCTGGAGATCGAGTCGCTCAAGCACGTCGCGCCGACCTTCCACGGCGACACGATCTACGGCGAGACCACCGTCCTGGACAAGATCCCGTCGAAGTCGAAGAGCGACCGCGGCATCGTCCACGTCGAGACCAAGGGCTACAACCAGGACGGCACCCTCGTGTGCGTGTTCCGGCGCAAGGTGATGGTGCCGACGGAGACCTACGTGAAGGAAAGGGGAGGAGAGCAGCCGGGCCGCCCCGAACTGCGCGAGGGCCCCGGCAAGGGAGGAAAGTGA
- a CDS encoding protein meaA, with amino-acid sequence MTNRGESADAGATGPAGARRAKDRPWLMRTYAGHSTAEASNELYRRNLAKGQTGLSVAFDLPTQTGYDPDHVLARGEVGRVGVPVSHVADMRRLFEGIPLEQMNTSMTINATAMWLLALYQVVAEEHGADVSKLQGTTQNDIVKEYLSRGTHVFPPGPSLRLTTDMIAYTVARIPKWNPINICSYHLQEAGATPVQEIAYAMSTAVAVLDAVRDSGQVPQERMGDVVARISFFVNAGVRFVEEMCKMRAFTRIWDRITRERYGIADPKQRRFRYGVQVNSLGLTEAQPENNVQRIVLEMLAVTLSKDARARAVQLPAWNEALGLPRPWDQQWSLRIQQVLALESDLLEYDDIFAGSHVVEAKVDELVEASLAEMEHIEKLGGAMAAVESGYLKSQLVSSHAERRGRIESGEEKIVGVNCYEATEPSPLTADLETAIHSVDPATEAQVAEAVGRWRAERDASGEGAAQRALQRLKDTAATDANLMEATLECARAGVTTGEWAGALREVFGEFRAPTGVSSAPVAVPAEEGSALADVRRRVELTAAELGVGKLRLLVGKPGLDGHSNGAEQIAVRARDAGFEVVYQGIRLTPEQIASAAVAEDVHCVGLSILSGSHAELVPDVLRRLHKAGAEDVPVVVGGIIPAGDAAALREAGVAAVFTPKDFGITEIIGRIVNEIRTANKLDPLEVPA; translated from the coding sequence ATGACGAACCGAGGGGAGAGCGCTGACGCGGGCGCTACGGGTCCCGCAGGCGCACGCAGGGCGAAGGACAGGCCCTGGCTCATGCGCACCTACGCGGGCCATTCCACCGCCGAGGCGTCCAACGAGCTGTACCGGCGCAACCTCGCCAAGGGCCAGACGGGGCTCTCGGTCGCCTTCGACCTGCCGACGCAGACCGGCTACGACCCCGACCACGTCCTCGCCCGCGGCGAGGTCGGCAGGGTCGGGGTGCCGGTCTCCCATGTCGCGGACATGCGGCGGCTGTTCGAGGGCATCCCGCTGGAGCAGATGAACACCTCGATGACGATCAACGCCACAGCCATGTGGCTGCTGGCGCTCTACCAGGTCGTCGCCGAGGAGCACGGCGCGGACGTCTCCAAGCTCCAGGGGACGACGCAGAACGACATCGTCAAGGAGTACCTCTCGCGGGGCACGCATGTCTTCCCGCCGGGGCCCTCGCTCCGGCTGACCACGGACATGATCGCCTACACGGTCGCCCGCATCCCCAAGTGGAACCCGATCAACATCTGTAGCTACCACCTCCAGGAGGCCGGTGCCACGCCGGTCCAGGAGATCGCGTACGCGATGAGCACGGCGGTCGCCGTACTCGACGCCGTACGGGACTCCGGGCAGGTGCCGCAGGAGCGGATGGGCGACGTGGTGGCGCGCATCTCCTTCTTCGTCAACGCGGGCGTCCGCTTCGTCGAGGAGATGTGCAAGATGCGGGCGTTCACCCGCATCTGGGACCGGATCACGCGTGAGCGGTACGGCATCGCCGATCCCAAGCAGCGCCGCTTCCGCTACGGCGTACAGGTCAACTCCCTGGGCCTGACCGAGGCGCAGCCGGAGAACAACGTCCAGCGGATCGTGCTGGAGATGCTGGCCGTCACCCTCTCCAAGGACGCGCGTGCCCGCGCCGTTCAACTGCCCGCCTGGAACGAGGCGCTGGGTCTGCCGCGGCCGTGGGACCAGCAGTGGTCGCTGCGCATCCAGCAGGTCCTGGCGCTGGAGAGCGACCTGCTGGAGTACGACGACATCTTCGCCGGATCGCATGTCGTCGAGGCCAAGGTGGACGAACTCGTCGAGGCGTCCCTGGCCGAGATGGAGCACATCGAGAAGCTCGGCGGCGCGATGGCCGCGGTCGAATCGGGCTATCTGAAGTCGCAGTTGGTCTCCTCGCACGCCGAGCGGCGCGGCCGTATCGAGTCCGGCGAGGAGAAGATCGTCGGCGTCAACTGCTACGAGGCGACGGAGCCAAGCCCGCTCACGGCCGATCTGGAGACGGCGATTCACAGCGTCGATCCGGCTACCGAGGCGCAGGTCGCCGAGGCGGTCGGGCGCTGGCGTGCCGAGCGGGACGCCTCGGGCGAAGGGGCCGCGCAGCGCGCCCTCCAGCGCCTGAAGGACACCGCCGCCACGGACGCCAACCTGATGGAGGCGACGCTGGAGTGCGCCCGCGCCGGCGTCACCACCGGCGAGTGGGCAGGCGCTCTGCGGGAGGTGTTCGGGGAGTTCCGTGCGCCTACGGGGGTCAGCAGCGCGCCGGTGGCGGTGCCCGCCGAGGAGGGCTCCGCGCTCGCCGACGTGCGCCGCCGCGTGGAGCTGACCGCCGCTGAACTGGGCGTCGGCAAACTGCGGCTGCTGGTTGGCAAGCCCGGCCTGGACGGGCACAGCAACGGTGCCGAGCAGATCGCCGTGAGGGCCCGCGACGCGGGCTTCGAGGTGGTCTATCAGGGCATCCGGCTCACGCCCGAGCAGATCGCCTCGGCCGCCGTCGCCGAGGACGTCCACTGCGTGGGCCTGTCGATCCTCTCCGGCTCGCACGCCGAACTCGTACCGGACGTGCTGCGGCGGCTGCACAAGGCCGGCGCCGAGGACGTGCCCGTCGTCGTCGGCGGCATCATCCCCGCGGGCGACGCCGCCGCCCTGCGCGAGGCAGGAGTGGCGGCCGTCTTCACGCCGAAGGACTTCGGCATCACGGAGATCATCGGCCGTATCGTCAACGAAATCCGCACAGCGAACAAGCTCGACCCCCTGGAGGTCCCCGCATGA
- the ccrA gene encoding crotonyl-CoA carboxylase/reductase produces MNKILDAILASDTTAEDFANLPLPESYRAVTVHRDEAEMFDGLPSREKDPRKSLHVDEVPVPELGPGEALVAVMASSVNYNSVWTSLFEPVSTFAFLERYGRLSPLAKRHDLPYHVIGSDLAGVVLRTGAGVNSWKPGDEVVAHCLSVELESADGHNDTMLDPEQRIWGFETNFGGLAEIALVKSNQLMPKPGHLSWEEAAAPGLVNSTAYRQLVSRNGAGMKQGDNVLIWGASGGLGSYATQFALAGGANPICVVSSEQKADICRRMGAEAIIDRSAEGYKFWKDEHNQDPREWKRFGKRIRELTGGEDVDIVFEHPGRETFGASVYVTRKGGTIVTCASTSGYQHTYDNRYLWMSLKRIVGSHFANYREAWEANRLISKGKIHPTLSKTYHLEETGQAAHDVHRNVHQGKVGVLALAPEEGLGVRDEAKRAKHLDAINLFREADSGRSSGKAA; encoded by the coding sequence GTGAACAAGATCCTCGACGCGATCCTCGCGTCAGACACCACAGCCGAAGACTTCGCGAACCTTCCGCTCCCGGAGTCCTACCGCGCAGTGACCGTCCACCGGGACGAGGCCGAGATGTTCGACGGCCTACCCTCCCGTGAGAAGGACCCCCGCAAGTCCCTCCATGTCGACGAGGTGCCCGTGCCCGAACTGGGGCCCGGCGAGGCGCTGGTGGCCGTCATGGCCTCCTCCGTCAACTACAACTCCGTGTGGACGTCGCTCTTCGAGCCCGTGTCCACCTTCGCCTTCCTGGAGCGCTACGGGCGGCTCTCGCCGCTGGCCAAGCGCCACGACCTGCCGTACCACGTCATCGGCTCCGACCTGGCCGGGGTCGTGCTCCGCACCGGAGCGGGCGTGAACTCCTGGAAGCCCGGCGACGAGGTCGTGGCGCACTGCCTCTCCGTCGAACTGGAGTCGGCCGACGGGCACAACGACACGATGCTCGACCCGGAGCAGCGCATCTGGGGCTTCGAGACCAACTTCGGCGGGCTCGCCGAGATCGCGCTGGTCAAGTCGAACCAGCTCATGCCCAAGCCCGGCCATCTGAGCTGGGAGGAGGCCGCGGCACCCGGCCTCGTCAACTCCACCGCCTACCGGCAGCTCGTCTCCCGTAACGGCGCCGGGATGAAGCAGGGCGACAACGTCCTCATCTGGGGCGCCAGCGGCGGACTGGGCTCCTACGCGACGCAGTTCGCGCTCGCCGGCGGCGCCAACCCCATCTGCGTCGTCTCCAGCGAACAGAAGGCGGACATCTGCCGGCGCATGGGCGCCGAGGCGATCATCGACCGCAGCGCCGAGGGCTACAAGTTCTGGAAGGACGAGCACAACCAGGACCCGAGGGAGTGGAAGCGCTTCGGCAAGCGCATCCGCGAACTGACCGGCGGCGAGGACGTCGACATCGTCTTCGAGCACCCCGGGCGGGAGACCTTCGGCGCCAGCGTCTACGTCACGCGCAAGGGCGGCACCATCGTCACCTGCGCCTCCACCTCCGGCTACCAGCACACCTACGACAACCGCTACCTGTGGATGTCGCTGAAGCGGATCGTCGGTTCGCACTTCGCCAACTACCGCGAGGCGTGGGAGGCCAACCGCCTCATCTCCAAGGGGAAGATCCACCCGACGCTCTCCAAGACGTACCACCTGGAGGAGACGGGCCAGGCCGCACACGACGTGCACCGCAACGTCCACCAGGGCAAGGTCGGCGTCCTCGCGCTGGCCCCCGAGGAGGGCCTGGGGGTGCGCGACGAGGCCAAGCGGGCCAAGCACCTGGACGCCATCAACCTGTTCCGCGAGGCCGACAGCGGCCGGAGCAGCGGCAAGGCCGCGTGA
- a CDS encoding TetR family transcriptional regulator has product MSDTAKPSRSHAASSQRLRMRRELAAAAMELFATKGYEATTVDEIAATAGVARRTFFRHFRAKEEAIFPDHDDTLVRAQAVLEAAPPHENPLDTVCRGIKEVMRMYAASPKGSVERYKLTREVPALREREIASVARYERLFTRYLLGHFDEAAHRDGDDDPLLAEVAASAVVTAHNHVLRRWLRSGAVGDVEAQLDHAFAIVRRTFGTGFGANRLASPEPGLGTGTPGGAGAETRREDEVLVTVARTDTPIGEIMRTIEQALRD; this is encoded by the coding sequence ATGTCAGACACCGCGAAGCCGTCCCGTTCGCATGCCGCGTCCTCCCAGCGCCTAAGGATGCGCCGCGAGTTGGCGGCGGCGGCCATGGAACTCTTCGCGACGAAAGGTTACGAGGCGACGACGGTCGACGAGATCGCGGCGACGGCCGGAGTCGCCCGCCGCACCTTCTTCCGGCACTTCCGCGCCAAGGAAGAAGCGATCTTCCCCGACCACGACGACACCCTCGTCAGGGCACAGGCCGTACTGGAGGCCGCGCCCCCGCACGAGAACCCCCTCGACACCGTCTGCCGCGGCATCAAAGAGGTCATGCGGATGTACGCGGCCTCGCCGAAGGGAAGCGTCGAACGCTACAAGCTGACCCGCGAGGTCCCGGCGCTGCGCGAACGGGAGATCGCCTCCGTGGCCCGCTACGAGCGGCTGTTCACGCGCTATCTCCTCGGCCACTTCGACGAGGCGGCCCACCGCGACGGCGACGACGACCCGCTCCTCGCGGAGGTCGCCGCCTCCGCGGTCGTCACGGCGCACAACCACGTGCTGCGGCGCTGGCTGCGCAGCGGCGCCGTCGGCGACGTGGAGGCACAGCTCGACCACGCCTTCGCGATCGTACGCAGGACGTTCGGCACGGGATTCGGCGCGAACCGGCTGGCGTCGCCCGAGCCCGGCCTCGGCACGGGGACGCCGGGCGGCGCCGGCGCGGAGACCAGGCGGGAGGACGAGGTGCTGGTCACCGTGGCGCGCACGGACACTCCCATCGGCGAGATCATGCGCACGATCGAGCAGGCGCTGCGGGACTGA
- a CDS encoding 3-hydroxyacyl-CoA dehydrogenase family protein produces the protein MDRPPLHTIAVVGLGTMGTGIADVLARAGREVIGIDISDTAARNATAAFEASTARAVQRERMTEDERRSALARFRTFTELEAAAEAELVIEVVPEDYDTKCQVFAALDTVVKPDTILATGTNALSVTRLAADSDRPERVLGLHFFHPAQAMKLVEVVSSVLTSPEAVAAVTDLARELGKEPVAVGDRPGFVADGLLFGYLNQAAAMYESRYASREDIDNAMRLGCGLPMGPLALLDLIGIDTARTVLDAMYADSHDRLHAPAPILRQLSDAGLTGQKAGRGFYTYDAPGSSVTVADSETPDGDAARGRGRPVSAVGVAGSGTMASGIAEVFAKAGYDTVLAARSEEKAEKAKARIAKSFERAVKKGRLSEEYRDAALARITPAGSLDSLVGVDLAVEAVAEDLAVKRELFARLDEVCKPGAVLATTTSSLPVVACARATSRPQDVVGMHFFNPAPAMKLVEVVRTVLTGDEAHATVREVCGAIRKHPVDCGDRAGFIVNALLFPYLNNAVKMVEQHYASLDDIDAAMRLGGGYPMGPFELLDVVGLDVSLAIEQVLHREFRDPGLAPAPLLEHLVAAGCLGRKTGRGFREYARR, from the coding sequence ATGGACCGTCCGCCTCTGCACACCATCGCCGTCGTCGGCCTCGGCACCATGGGCACCGGCATCGCCGACGTACTCGCCCGGGCAGGCCGCGAGGTCATCGGCATCGACATCAGCGACACCGCCGCGCGCAACGCCACCGCCGCCTTCGAGGCGTCCACCGCCCGCGCCGTACAGCGCGAGCGCATGACGGAGGACGAGCGGCGCAGCGCCCTCGCCCGCTTCCGTACCTTCACCGAACTGGAGGCCGCCGCCGAAGCGGAACTCGTCATCGAGGTGGTGCCGGAGGACTACGACACCAAGTGCCAGGTGTTCGCCGCGCTCGACACCGTCGTCAAGCCGGACACCATCCTCGCGACAGGGACCAACGCGCTGTCCGTGACGCGGCTCGCGGCCGACTCCGACCGTCCCGAACGCGTCCTGGGGCTGCACTTCTTCCACCCCGCACAGGCGATGAAGCTCGTCGAGGTCGTCTCCTCCGTACTGACCTCGCCAGAGGCCGTCGCCGCGGTGACCGACCTGGCGCGGGAACTGGGCAAGGAACCCGTCGCGGTCGGCGACCGCCCCGGATTCGTCGCCGACGGGCTGCTGTTCGGCTACCTCAACCAGGCCGCCGCGATGTACGAGTCGCGCTACGCCAGCCGCGAGGACATCGACAACGCCATGCGGCTGGGCTGCGGACTGCCCATGGGGCCGCTGGCGCTGCTCGACCTCATCGGGATCGACACCGCCCGTACCGTGCTCGACGCGATGTACGCCGACTCCCACGACCGCCTCCACGCGCCGGCGCCCATCCTGCGCCAGCTCAGCGACGCCGGCCTCACCGGGCAGAAGGCCGGGCGGGGCTTCTACACCTACGACGCCCCCGGCTCGTCCGTCACCGTCGCCGACTCCGAGACCCCCGACGGGGACGCCGCCCGCGGCCGGGGCCGTCCCGTCTCCGCCGTCGGAGTCGCCGGCTCCGGCACCATGGCGAGCGGCATCGCCGAGGTCTTCGCCAAGGCCGGATACGACACGGTGCTCGCGGCACGCAGTGAGGAGAAGGCCGAGAAGGCCAAGGCCCGCATCGCCAAGTCCTTCGAACGGGCCGTGAAGAAGGGGCGGTTGAGCGAGGAGTACCGGGACGCGGCGCTCGCCCGCATCACCCCCGCCGGATCGCTGGACTCACTGGTAGGCGTCGACCTGGCGGTCGAGGCGGTGGCGGAGGACCTGGCCGTCAAGCGGGAGCTGTTCGCCAGGCTCGACGAGGTGTGCAAGCCGGGCGCGGTGCTGGCCACGACCACCAGTTCCCTCCCGGTGGTCGCCTGCGCCCGTGCCACGTCCCGCCCGCAGGACGTCGTCGGCATGCACTTCTTCAACCCGGCGCCCGCGATGAAGCTCGTGGAGGTCGTGCGTACGGTCCTCACCGGCGACGAGGCGCACGCCACGGTGCGCGAGGTGTGCGGCGCCATCCGCAAGCACCCCGTGGACTGCGGCGACCGTGCGGGGTTCATCGTGAACGCGCTGCTGTTCCCGTACCTCAACAACGCCGTGAAGATGGTCGAGCAGCACTACGCCTCCCTCGACGACATCGACGCCGCGATGCGCCTCGGCGGCGGCTATCCGATGGGGCCCTTCGAGCTTCTGGACGTCGTCGGCCTGGACGTCTCGCTCGCCATCGAGCAGGTGCTGCACCGGGAGTTCCGCGACCCGGGGCTGGCGCCCGCGCCGCTGCTGGAGCACCTGGTGGCGGCGGGCTGCCTCGGCCGCAAGACGGGACGGGGTTTCCGCGAGTACGCACGTCGGTGA
- a CDS encoding HEAT repeat domain-containing protein, whose protein sequence is MGDAFRSLIDRVRAEADPVEYERLVALAREDTPAARDELASVLAESQRPLWAREVAAFALGSGGDRRSFETLIFMLNYRDPVRCATAAHALARLRDPRTARAAAALATNELRTGYALHAVRLLTALRAPESVPTLISVLQRLLMGPVHYWPIAEACVQGLGALGDRRAIAVLGAAAEHHRLSPSAKAALARIPVQQGRARRRPVKPNRCP, encoded by the coding sequence GTGGGCGACGCATTCCGATCGTTGATCGATCGCGTACGGGCAGAGGCGGATCCCGTCGAGTACGAACGGCTGGTCGCACTCGCCAGGGAGGACACTCCCGCGGCGCGCGACGAGCTGGCGTCGGTGCTGGCGGAGAGCCAACGCCCGTTGTGGGCGCGGGAGGTGGCCGCGTTCGCGCTGGGCAGCGGCGGCGACAGGCGAAGCTTCGAGACGCTGATCTTCATGCTGAACTACCGCGATCCCGTGCGCTGTGCCACCGCCGCCCACGCCCTGGCACGACTGCGCGACCCCCGTACGGCCCGAGCCGCCGCGGCCCTCGCGACCAACGAACTGCGCACCGGCTACGCGCTGCACGCAGTGCGGCTGCTGACGGCGTTACGTGCGCCCGAGTCCGTTCCGACCCTGATCTCCGTACTCCAGCGGCTGCTGATGGGACCCGTGCACTACTGGCCGATCGCCGAGGCATGTGTGCAGGGCCTGGGCGCGCTGGGGGACCGGCGTGCGATCGCGGTGCTCGGTGCGGCTGCCGAGCATCACCGGCTCTCGCCGTCGGCGAAGGCGGCGCTGGCGCGAATACCGGTGCAGCAGGGTCGGGCGCGCAGAAGGCCGGTGAAGCCGAACCGCTGTCCGTGA